TGAAAGTAACTTTATTATCCGTAGAAGATTTATCAAATAATTGTGCTTTGGATTTTCCAACTGAAAAAATACCGCCTGCGCCACCACTTCCTCCCCCGCTCATACGACGGGAAAGAAAAATGAAAAATGCAATCATCAAAACGATTGGCAAAATGGAATATAAAAAGGTATTGAAATAATCATTTTCTTTCTGGTAATAAACTGCACCCGTAAACTGCTTATTATCTCGTTCTTGCGATAAGAATTTTTCAATGGCTTCCGACGATCCGAAATGTACGGTAATTTGTGGATTCTGAGTGTACTTGGCGGAATCCTGTCCAAATACAATTCCCAAAGAACCTTTTTTGACAATAGCCGTAGCATAGTTTTGGTTCGAAGTAACCGTCACTTTGCTAATATAATTGTTGGCAATGTAAGTTTGAAAATCAGAAAAAGGGACTTCCTTTGAGCTCGATGTTTGTGAAAAAAAGGTCATGGCGATCAATCCAATCCCAATAAGAGCATAAAAAATATACAGCAAATTTTGTCGATTTGGCTGCCGCCTGGGAGAATTGGGAGAACGTCCAATATTATTATTTGGTTCCATAAAAATTATATCAAAATAAAATATCTAATTGAATTATAATGCGTTATGCCAAATCAGCAATTTGAGTAATTTCCGCATCGGCCCATAAATGCTCAATATCATAAAAACGACGTGGTTCGCGTTGGAAAATATGAACAATAGCCTGAAGATAATCCATTGCTACCCATTGTGCATTGTCAGTCCCATCAATGGCTACCGGTTTTGCCTCTGCTTTTTTATGCACATATTCTTTCACGGAACGAGTAATCGCGGAGATATGCGTATTAGAATCACCTTCACAAATGACGAAGAAACTACATGCTGCGTTTTCAAACTTTGTCAAGTCAACCACAACAATATTCTTCCCTTTTTTTTCTTGAATTCCCTCAACAATTGATTTAACTAAGTGCTTGTTATCCATCCAATGAACATTAAATAAACCTCATTTCTTATGACTTAACCTCTTTGGGCATAGCAACCTACAGTTTTCCGCACAAAATAGTCTTGGAATGTGAGAATTAGCTTATAGAGAGGATAAAATCAAGATGCAA
The sequence above is drawn from the Microbacter margulisiae genome and encodes:
- the rsfS gene encoding ribosome silencing factor, which produces MDNKHLVKSIVEGIQEKKGKNIVVVDLTKFENAACSFFVICEGDSNTHISAITRSVKEYVHKKAEAKPVAIDGTDNAQWVAMDYLQAIVHIFQREPRRFYDIEHLWADAEITQIADLA